The Actinomyces faecalis genome includes the window TACCTCTCCCGGTTCCTGGCGGGACCGGGGCAGGCGGCCTGAGCGACCGGCGTCGGAGACAACACGTAAAGGACACGTTCTCAGGTGAGTGACTACTACGAGCTGCTCGGCGTGAGCCGTCAGGCCAGTGCCGAGGAGATCAAGAAGGCCTACCGCAAGAAGGCACGCCAGCTCCACCCCGACGTCGCCGGCCCCGGCCACGAGGAGGAGTTCAAGGAGGTCCAGGCCGCCTACGCCGTGCTCTCCGACGACGAGAAGCGGCAGATGTACGACGTGGGCGGCGAGGACGCGCTGCACGGGGGCGGCGGCTTCCCCTCCGGCTTCAGCGGTGACTTCTCGGACCTGGGCGGGATCTTCCAGACCTTCTTCGGTGGGGGCGGCTCGCGCGGGCCGGCCTCGCGTGCGCGCCGCGGCCAGGACGGGCTCGTGGCGGTGCAGGTGAGCCTGGCCGACGTCGCCTTCGGCGCCACCAAGACGATGCCGATCGACACCTACGTCACCTGCACCACCTGCGGCGGCAGCTGCTGCGCGCCGGGGACCGAGCCGGTCACCTGCTCCCAGTGCAACGGCCAGGGCTCGGTCCAGCGTGTCCAGCGCTCCTTCCTGGGCAACGTCATGACCTCCTCGCCCTGCCCTACCTGCCAGGGCTTCGGCACGGTCATCGTCACGCCCTGCAAGGACTGCGACGGTGAGGGCCGTAAGCACGTGCGCACGGACATCGAGGTCAACGTCCCGGCCGGTGTGTCCTCCGGTACCCGTATCCGCATGTCCGGGCGTGGTGAGGCGGGCGTGGCCGGAGGACCTGCGGGCGACCTCTACGTGGTGGTCGAGGAGCAGGCACACCCGACCCTGGAGCGGCAGGGCGATGACCTGCGCACCGAGCTGCGCGTGCCGATGACCGCGGCCGCGCTGGGGGCCTCCTTCCCGGTGGAGACCCTCGACGGCGAGCGCAGCGTCTCGGTGCGCCCCGGCACGCAGTCTGGTGACGATATCCGGCTGGACGGTCTGGGCGTGGGGCGGCTGCGCCGCTCCGGGCGCGGCAACCTGTACGTCACGGTGGTGGTGGAGACCCCGACCAACCTCTCGGAGCGTCAGGAGGAGCTGCTCAGGGAGCTCGCGGCCCTGCGCGGCGAGGACGGCTTCGCCCCGGCGGAGGAGGAAGGCTTCTTCGACCGGCTCAAGGGCGGAAAGACCAAGGGCAAGAACCGCCGTAAGCGCTGAGCTCGCGGCCCGCCCTCGTGTGATCGCGTCTGCGGGGTGGCACCGAGCATGACAAGCCCGGTGCCACCCCGCAGACGCGAAGACGTATCGGGACGGCGCGATGTGAAGGGCGCCGGCTCAGGCTCCGGGCCAGTAGAGGGAGTCCGGCGTGGGACGGGCGCCGAAGATCGCGGTGCCCACGCGCACGCAGGTCGCGCCCTCGGCGACCGCCAGCTCGAAGTCGCCACTCATCCCCATGGACAGCAGCCCGTCGCCCACGGTGCCGGCCTCGCGACCCTCGTCACGCAGGTGCCGCATGAGACGGAAGCACTCGCGTACCCTCTCCTGGTCCGTGGTGTGGGCTGCCAGTGTCATGAGACCACGCACGCGCAGCGAGGAGTAGACCGGCAGCTTAGCCAGGAAGCCTGCCACGGCCTCTGGTTCCAGCCCGTACTTGGAAGCCTCCCCAGAGGAGTTGACCTGGACATAGACATCAAGGCTGCGACCGGCGGCCTGGAGCCGACGGTCGAGTGCTTCGGCGAGGTGCAGGGAGTCCAGCGCCTGGAATTCACTGGCGAAGGCGGCCACGTCCTTGGCCTTGTTGGTCTGCAGGTGGCCGATGACCGCCCAGTGGATGCCGAGGTCAGCCATCCCGGTGCTCTTGCGCTTGGCCTCCTGGACCTTGTTCTCACCCATCTCGGTGACGCCTGCGGCGAAGGCGGCGCGCAGTCGGTCCTCGGGGACCGTCTTGGTGACAGGCAGGAGGCGGATGTCCGACGGCGCCCGGCCGGCTGCCGTGGCAGCGGCGTCGATGCGGGTGCGGACCGCGGCAAGGTTCGCAGAGATCTGGGCGACCTCCTGCGGGTCCGGGACAACGGGGGAGTCAGTCGTCATGCCTCCTGACGGTACACCGGTGGTGCGGTGGGAGGGCAAGAGGATCGGCCGTGCCACCCAGCCTGGGCAAGGGCCGCGCGCTCACGCGGAGAGGAAGGCTCCCGTGGACTGTGGGCTCGGCTCTGGTCCTCCCGCGACGCCGCCCCGGCTGGTCTCATAGGCTGGCTCCCGTGACTGCCCCTGTCTTCATCTTCACCGACGACACTGTTGAACCAGCCGGTGCCGCCCGCACCGCCCATCCTGGCACCAGCCTGGTCCTCACCGGTTCCGAGGCCCGCCACGCCGTCACTGTGCGCCGGATGCGGGTAGGGGAGCGGGTGGACCTGGCCGACGGCGCAGGCGTGCGCCTGGTCTGCGAGGTCACCGCCGCCGAGGGCAAGGACCACTTGGCCGTGCGGGTGCTTGAACGTATCCAGGAACCTGAGTCCTCCCACGATCTGGTGCTCGTCCAGGCCCTGGCCAAGGGCGGGCGGGACGAGCAGGCGGTGGAGACGGCCACGCAGGTGGGCGCCGACGTCGTGATTCCCTGGCAGGCCGGTCGTTCCATCGCCCAGTGGAAGGGGCCGAAGGCCGCCAAGGGGCGTGAGCGCTGGCAGGCGACGGCGACCGAGGCAGCCAAGCAGGCACGGCGTGCTCGGGTTCCGCAGGTGTCCGAGCCGATGACGACGTCGCAGCTGGCCGCCTGGACGCGTGAGACCGTCCAGGACGGCGGCAGGGTGCTGGTGCTGCACGAGGAGGCGACGGCACCCATAGGCGCAGTGGCGTTGCCCGACAGCGGGAGCCTCGCCGTCGTCGTCGGGCCGGAAGGTGGCATCAGCGCTGAGGAGACGGCTGCGTTGGAGGCTGCTGGGGCGACGACGGTGCGTCTGGGCCCGCATGTCATGCGGACGGCCAGTGCTGGTCCGGTGGCGCTGGCTGTGCTGGCGCAGCGTGCGGGGTTGTGGGGTTAGTACCGTGGCGACAGACCCGTCATTCATGGAGTACGTGTACGAGCAGATCGCGGACGCCGGGGGAGTGTCTTACCGGCGGATGTTTGGTGAGTACTGTGTCTACCGGCAGGGCAAGGTCGTGGGTTTTGTCTGCGACGACCAGCTCTTCGTGAAGAGGACTGAGGCCGGCATGGCGTTGCTGCCTGGTT containing:
- the dnaJ gene encoding molecular chaperone DnaJ yields the protein MSDYYELLGVSRQASAEEIKKAYRKKARQLHPDVAGPGHEEEFKEVQAAYAVLSDDEKRQMYDVGGEDALHGGGGFPSGFSGDFSDLGGIFQTFFGGGGSRGPASRARRGQDGLVAVQVSLADVAFGATKTMPIDTYVTCTTCGGSCCAPGTEPVTCSQCNGQGSVQRVQRSFLGNVMTSSPCPTCQGFGTVIVTPCKDCDGEGRKHVRTDIEVNVPAGVSSGTRIRMSGRGEAGVAGGPAGDLYVVVEEQAHPTLERQGDDLRTELRVPMTAAALGASFPVETLDGERSVSVRPGTQSGDDIRLDGLGVGRLRRSGRGNLYVTVVVETPTNLSERQEELLRELAALRGEDGFAPAEEEGFFDRLKGGKTKGKNRRKR
- a CDS encoding YggS family pyridoxal phosphate-dependent enzyme, giving the protein MTTDSPVVPDPQEVAQISANLAAVRTRIDAAATAAGRAPSDIRLLPVTKTVPEDRLRAAFAAGVTEMGENKVQEAKRKSTGMADLGIHWAVIGHLQTNKAKDVAAFASEFQALDSLHLAEALDRRLQAAGRSLDVYVQVNSSGEASKYGLEPEAVAGFLAKLPVYSSLRVRGLMTLAAHTTDQERVRECFRLMRHLRDEGREAGTVGDGLLSMGMSGDFELAVAEGATCVRVGTAIFGARPTPDSLYWPGA
- a CDS encoding 16S rRNA (uracil(1498)-N(3))-methyltransferase; translated protein: MTAPVFIFTDDTVEPAGAARTAHPGTSLVLTGSEARHAVTVRRMRVGERVDLADGAGVRLVCEVTAAEGKDHLAVRVLERIQEPESSHDLVLVQALAKGGRDEQAVETATQVGADVVIPWQAGRSIAQWKGPKAAKGRERWQATATEAAKQARRARVPQVSEPMTTSQLAAWTRETVQDGGRVLVLHEEATAPIGAVALPDSGSLAVVVGPEGGISAEETAALEAAGATTVRLGPHVMRTASAGPVALAVLAQRAGLWG